The DNA window GGTTGTGCGGTTGTAAACAAGAATTCTTGATGTGTATTCTTAAATTGGATAAATCATCCCAGAACTGTGACCACATCATTAGAAAATAAAACAATTGTTCATTATACTGCCAACATGGGGAGCGCCAAATTTCCTCTGAGGCGGCTAGGCAAGGCACCACATCATTAGCAAATAATGCACTTGGTATTTCATTATTTCACAGTAACAATAGACGCCATGCACATACTTGTTGTTTTGATCAGTATATTTATTTGTAGTTACTCAACGTCACATATATTAATGTGTTACACACAACCAGTAGCAGTAAGTACAGATGTATCTCGCTCTTCAGCTTGAGCATTAATTCACCAATATGGTTCCTCCATCCCTTACTCGTTCTTAATCAATTTCGTTGAAGCCTTCGCAGCCGCATCCTTGGTAAGGTTGAGGGATTCTGCAAAGTCGTCCAAAAGTTGACGAGGGTCTGGAAATTGTTCCTCATCAACTGCTAGAATGACTTTGATAGTGTCGCAATAACTTTGGATGTGCACCGTAAGAGCCTGAAAGGAGTAGAAAAGAAGTAAATAATTTTTGTGAGGAAAACATAACTAAAAACATTGATGTTTTTACTGCATTTTTTGGGTCGTCCCAAAGATGTATCGACCCAAAAGCATAATGTAACAATTGCGGGTAAAACAATAACTTTGTAGCACACAACATGATTCCTTAAGCAATGGAATATTAGCGTGATTATTAGTATTAGGCATTATTTTCTGGTGGATCGTTCTTGTTGACAAAACTGCATGAGCGCTGTTGCGCTTAGTTTGAAAGTAACTCAAGACTTGAGGGTTTTGCATGGAAGATAGAGGGCTGGGTGGCTTACCTGTTGAAGCCCGTAGACGCTAGGTGCAATGTAGGCAACTGGATGCCCACATAACTCTATCTTTTCAGGTGGCCCAATCAAGTTTGAGAAAGTCATGGTTGTATTTCTGAGCACACTATTGAAGATATAAGCCCCCGCCTGCTTCAAGTGACAAATTGCAGTGTGATTATTAGAAACATGTAAAGTAACAATGTAGGTAAATGAAGAGGCTTGACTAGTTGGAGGCCTTTTGCAGTTTGATATTTAAGAAGAGCATGCATAGAAGATAAATATGGTAGTAAATGTACCTTTGGGCCAAGTATTTTGAAGACAATTTCGATAGCCATATGTATGATGATCACTTCTAGTGAATTCTTTTTCCTAACTATAACCCGTTTTGCCTTGCGAACGTATTCGAGCGGATCATCGTGCATGGCTAGATGAAATGGAAGGATGATGTAGCCCAGCCGGTTTCCCCATCTCACAGCATTGCTCTTGCCAGATTCTATCATATCAACATCCGTCTGCCGTTACACGTATTTTCAGTTAGTTAATTGTATATAGTTAAGCTACAAAATGATGGTGAGATAGATGAAATACTGATTTTTAAGAAATATTATGTGAATGGAAAACTATTGAGGCAATTCTTGCATGTCAGAAAGGCAAATACATCTTACTTGTAGGCTAGTGGTTGGCCTTGTGTTGACAGGGAGTATTGATCGCAAGACTATTCCCCTCGTCTTTGTGTCACCTGACACCGAATATAAGAAAATAACGCGTGTAAAATTAAATCGCAGTGTTTTTTGCATGCCGGATCAGTACACAAATCAAACTGTTATCTGACAACAGGCATCAAACACTTACCGGTTTTTCGGAAGAAATATCGTGATAGAGCGGCGGAAGTCACTCCAACTAGCACATCGTTGACAGTCTATATGTGTACAAGGAAACACAGAAAATATATATGTTAGAGAGACTTGATCAACTACagtttcaattttttttttgtcaGTCAAGCTTAATTTAGGAAACTCTATCGACTACATGGTCTGTAAAATTAAAATCAAGTAAAAACATAAAGGAAATTAAACAGTGAAAATAAGAATTATTAAAGATCCGCGCAGAACTTGTGTGAACTATTGTAGAGACAATTGCTCTTACGCACGTAGTTCATGGCATTCTTGATGAACTTGACGTCGCCAAGGCTGAAGCTCCGGTGGACGAAGCGcatgcggcggcgcggctcgccgTGGTCCGCTGCTGCTCGCTTGAACAGCGTGTTCGGATCTCTGAGGAACAAGATGGTGGCCGCAAAGGCAGCAACGTCCACGAGGGTGTGCCACGCGAGCAGGAGGTAGGACCAGACCCGCACGAggagcgcggcgcgcggcggcgcgtaGATGGCGCCCGtgcggcgggccggcggcggcggcgcgggcgcgggcttTGCCGGGTCGGCAGAGCTCCGGGCGGACGAGATGAGGAGCGTGATGAGCGCCACGCCGTCGGCGAGGGCGTGGTGCATGCGCAGCGCGACGGTGGCGGCCGCCTCGGCGGTCCGGACGTCGAGGAAGTGGAACTCCCACGGCGGGCGCGTGTGGTCCATGGGCAGCGTGGTCAGGGAGGCGAGGTAGTCCTCCACGGCCCGGTCGGGGTCGGCGCCGTCCAGCCGCGGGACGACGATGTGGTCGTCCAGGTTCACCGCCGTGGTCACCCACCGCGGCGCGCCGTCCTTGCCCGCCACCTGGATGCTGCGGAAGTAGGGGTGCCGGGCGAGCTGAGCCTCCAGGCCCGCGCGGAAGACGGGGAGGTTCAGTGGCGCGGCGAGCCCGATGGCGGCGACCACGTACAGATCCTTCATCAGCCTCTCT is part of the Panicum hallii strain FIL2 chromosome 2, PHallii_v3.1, whole genome shotgun sequence genome and encodes:
- the LOC112879577 gene encoding O-acyltransferase WSD1-like isoform X2, translated to MAVDEPVSPVERLMKDLYVVAAIGLAAPLNLPVFRAGLEAQLARHPYFRSIQVAGKDGAPRWVTTAVNLDDHIVVPRLDGADPDRAVEDYLASLTTLPMDHTRPPWEFHFLDVRTAEAAATVALRMHHALADGVALITLLISSARSSADPAKPAPAPPPPARRTGAIYAPPRAALLVRVWSYLLLAWHTLVDVAAFAATILFLRDPNTLFKRAAADHGEPRRRMRFVHRSFSLGDVKFIKNAMNYTVNDVLVGVTSAALSRYFFRKTGDTKTRGIVLRSILPVNTRPTTSLQTDVDMIESGKSNAVRWGNRLGYIILPFHLAMHDDPLEYVRKAKRVIVRKKNSLEVIIIHMAIEIVFKILGPKAGAYIFNSVLRNTTMTFSNLIGPPEKIELCGHPVAYIAPSVYGLQQALTVHIQSYCDTIKVILAVDEEQFPDPRQLLDDFAESLNLTKDAAAKASTKLIKNE
- the LOC112879577 gene encoding O-acyltransferase WSD1-like isoform X1, whose translation is MAVDEPVSPVERLMKDLYVVAAIGLAAPLNLPVFRAGLEAQLARHPYFRSIQVAGKDGAPRWVTTAVNLDDHIVVPRLDGADPDRAVEDYLASLTTLPMDHTRPPWEFHFLDVRTAEAAATVALRMHHALADGVALITLLISSARSSADPAKPAPAPPPPARRTGAIYAPPRAALLVRVWSYLLLAWHTLVDVAAFAATILFLRDPNTLFKRAAADHGEPRRRMRFVHRSFSLGDVKFIKNAMNYTVNDVLVGVTSAALSRYFFRKTGDTKTRGIVLRSILPVNTRPTTSLQTDVDMIESGKSNAVRWGNRLGYIILPFHLAMHDDPLEYVRKAKRVIVRKKNSLEVIIIHMAIEIVFKILGPKQAGAYIFNSVLRNTTMTFSNLIGPPEKIELCGHPVAYIAPSVYGLQQALTVHIQSYCDTIKVILAVDEEQFPDPRQLLDDFAESLNLTKDAAAKASTKLIKNE